A part of Vibrio sp. B1FLJ16 genomic DNA contains:
- a CDS encoding DUF6701 domain-containing protein — MKKLIAVLLAVFLFFPRVVFAQFDTCSGNNQPHGDRDFSIVLNALVTANSGYSVTLERGNSGYVLWYTDADKIPDDYKAFPRTFYESGLAVGSHYNVLITYESATNTLTYYRKLDGEPEASYVKINEATENLGTGNGSFKVEGDNVSNVECSDEAEHPQLPEFGDVCDAFNSVVQTWYGDGRGNGRLYISGNAQIRGATKNLTTGKRIVGFDEDNVFGDLTGPAPDWEQQINAGCDNERCWGDSSLRVQRQTLQAFPASGESGSLWVGSPETWEAGRQVEGTLSVGNGGVLTLMSGTYWVDRIEVNSSGSIVVPEGQEVILNVKELNVGGFLGMDIADIDNNSQYDGYLRVNVYDSVPSQLPKVSFNNSATFIGLLYSEATAENTESVQFTNASKVYGAVTAVSVQLNSGAQIFASSSCLDSTPVDGNYTLVLSPETDIALVCEDIMPTVSVIENGQLASGFNGTVVVTFDGSEQRYSGVSNQFTIQSGGASRSVSVTAYIEGEQNSSVSGSYEFVPYKFSVDDQYVIANKAENVEVKALACDDNGGVVDAAYSGLPLVKYSWSTPSSGASGSLTYAPEFTSGTANSGLALDNAGKIEVSLEDTDFDCSGLADCPIEGRGALKGNFMVYSRPWTFALCSTNNTDLDSATGTSSGGAGFIAAGKEFDLRVVPVKYQSAIAGEVESNSAWCSASNITSNFFLDSSFSNHVKLSSEVATPDLHESNVLLASSDEMAKPRVNSDKEYKFTNLYWNDVGSLKVMASTENYSQTCGSPIGLEDWYECTQLGYRNIGRFYPKYFHVYKDDINTNEWAYPNSQSFTYMGQPFGAKVFYIEALSEKYTTLNNYKFFSESLQAQFSLIESGEYAARFSTPKTYSGSWEDNGLTGVNSRSIGRFEGSVNDGIVMAKDTTSYKPDGPLNFSEISTYTDNHYTEVSISGLGVSANVDPVAVEEGILAVQPDIRFGRVDLDDVGGSQGSTLHIPLRVEYWNGSRFIVNLDDSQTRVFGVTEKDTQRPIWPEVGSKIVTLGAGGEVAQGSSRSVTATEAEPYRQQTRVWLELNEGSNALPWLKYNWEEEGESELVVEENPSSVVTFGIHRGNDRVIYRGEPGLTGQ; from the coding sequence ATGAAAAAGTTGATCGCTGTTTTACTTGCAGTATTTTTGTTTTTTCCTCGCGTCGTTTTTGCTCAGTTTGATACATGCTCTGGTAACAATCAGCCTCATGGCGATCGAGACTTTTCCATCGTCCTTAACGCGTTGGTTACAGCGAACTCAGGTTATTCTGTAACTCTTGAGCGGGGGAACAGCGGGTATGTCCTGTGGTATACAGATGCAGATAAAATTCCTGATGATTACAAGGCCTTTCCAAGGACGTTTTACGAGTCAGGTCTTGCGGTCGGGAGTCACTACAATGTCCTGATCACTTATGAAAGCGCCACAAACACTCTGACCTATTACCGTAAGCTCGATGGTGAACCTGAAGCGTCGTATGTAAAGATTAACGAAGCGACGGAAAACCTGGGTACCGGTAATGGTTCGTTCAAGGTTGAAGGGGATAATGTTTCGAATGTTGAATGCTCGGATGAGGCTGAACATCCGCAATTACCAGAATTTGGTGATGTCTGTGATGCATTTAACTCGGTGGTACAGACTTGGTATGGTGATGGCCGTGGTAACGGCAGATTGTATATTTCAGGTAATGCCCAAATCAGAGGTGCTACAAAGAATCTAACCACAGGGAAACGAATCGTTGGCTTCGATGAAGATAACGTTTTTGGTGACCTGACCGGTCCTGCTCCTGACTGGGAACAGCAGATAAATGCCGGCTGTGACAATGAAAGGTGTTGGGGGGATTCTAGTCTCAGAGTGCAGCGTCAGACTCTGCAAGCCTTTCCTGCCTCCGGCGAAAGTGGGTCCCTCTGGGTCGGCTCCCCGGAAACATGGGAAGCAGGGCGTCAGGTAGAAGGTACTCTAAGTGTCGGGAACGGTGGTGTTCTCACATTAATGAGTGGGACCTATTGGGTGGACCGGATTGAGGTAAACTCTTCGGGAAGTATTGTCGTCCCGGAAGGACAAGAAGTTATTCTCAATGTAAAGGAGCTTAACGTTGGTGGTTTCCTTGGTATGGATATCGCAGATATTGATAACAACAGCCAATACGATGGTTACCTCAGGGTCAATGTTTATGACTCAGTTCCAAGTCAATTGCCCAAAGTAAGCTTTAATAACTCGGCTACCTTTATCGGTCTCCTTTATAGTGAAGCTACTGCTGAAAATACTGAATCAGTACAGTTTACAAATGCTTCCAAGGTTTATGGTGCAGTAACTGCAGTTAGTGTCCAGCTCAATAGCGGCGCGCAAATATTTGCTTCATCATCATGTCTGGATTCCACTCCTGTTGATGGCAACTATACACTGGTACTCTCGCCTGAAACCGATATCGCGCTGGTCTGTGAGGACATCATGCCAACCGTTTCTGTAATAGAGAACGGTCAGTTAGCATCAGGCTTCAATGGCACGGTTGTGGTTACTTTTGATGGTTCAGAGCAACGATATTCTGGCGTCAGCAATCAATTTACTATTCAAAGTGGCGGTGCAAGCCGGTCCGTATCGGTTACTGCATATATCGAGGGCGAGCAGAACAGCTCGGTCTCGGGTAGCTACGAGTTTGTTCCTTACAAATTTTCAGTCGATGATCAGTATGTCATTGCAAATAAAGCCGAGAACGTTGAAGTAAAGGCACTGGCTTGTGATGACAATGGCGGAGTCGTTGACGCAGCGTATAGCGGTTTGCCTCTAGTCAAGTATTCCTGGTCTACACCTTCAAGTGGCGCGAGCGGCAGTCTTACTTATGCTCCTGAATTTACATCAGGTACTGCGAATAGTGGGCTTGCATTAGACAACGCAGGAAAAATTGAAGTTAGCCTGGAAGATACGGATTTTGATTGTAGTGGGTTAGCGGATTGTCCGATTGAAGGTCGCGGTGCGCTTAAAGGAAATTTCATGGTGTATTCTCGTCCATGGACATTTGCTTTGTGTTCGACGAACAACACTGATCTTGATTCTGCAACGGGTACCTCTTCAGGAGGGGCTGGTTTTATAGCTGCGGGTAAAGAGTTTGATCTCCGGGTGGTGCCAGTAAAGTATCAGTCAGCGATAGCTGGGGAAGTTGAGTCCAACAGTGCCTGGTGCAGTGCCTCAAATATCACCTCTAATTTTTTCTTAGACAGCTCTTTTAGTAATCATGTCAAACTGTCCAGTGAAGTGGCTACACCAGACTTACACGAATCAAACGTTTTGCTGGCTTCCAGTGACGAAATGGCTAAACCAAGAGTAAACAGTGACAAAGAGTACAAGTTTACTAACCTGTACTGGAATGATGTTGGTAGTTTAAAAGTGATGGCATCCACCGAGAACTATTCTCAGACGTGCGGTTCGCCAATTGGTTTAGAAGATTGGTATGAATGTACACAACTGGGTTACCGGAATATTGGCCGTTTTTATCCTAAATATTTCCATGTTTATAAAGATGATATAAACACAAATGAATGGGCATATCCAAATAGCCAGAGTTTCACCTATATGGGACAGCCTTTTGGAGCAAAAGTGTTTTATATAGAAGCTTTGAGTGAGAAATACACAACACTGAATAATTATAAGTTCTTCAGTGAATCACTACAGGCTCAGTTTAGTTTGATCGAGTCCGGTGAATACGCTGCTCGATTCTCAACTCCCAAAACATACAGTGGTTCCTGGGAAGATAACGGACTTACAGGTGTAAATTCACGCAGTATTGGCCGTTTTGAAGGCTCGGTGAATGATGGCATCGTCATGGCTAAAGACACAACAAGCTATAAACCTGATGGCCCTTTGAATTTTTCTGAGATTAGTACTTACACAGACAATCATTATACTGAAGTTTCTATTAGTGGACTTGGAGTCAGTGCAAACGTCGATCCAGTCGCTGTGGAAGAGGGTATTCTTGCTGTGCAACCTGATATCCGTTTTGGTCGTGTCGATCTTGATGATGTGGGTGGAAGCCAAGGCTCAACTTTACATATTCCGCTAAGGGTCGAATACTGGAATGGAAGTCGTTTTATTGTCAATCTGGATGATAGCCAAACCCGTGTATTTGGTGTGACTGAAAAAGATACGCAGCGGCCTATCTGGCCTGAAGTTGGCTCAAAGATAGTAACTTTGGGGGCTGGCGGCGAAGTGGCTCAAGGTTCTTCTCGCTCCGTAACTGCAACGGAGGCTGAGCCCTATCGTCAGCAAACGCGTGTATGGTTAGAACTTAATGAAGGCTCTAATGCACTTCCTTGGCTAAAGTATAACTGGGAGGAAGAGGGCGAAAGTGAACTTGTAGTGGAAGAAAACCCCTCTTCAGTAGTTACGTTTGGTATCCATCGTGGCAATGACCGTGTCATTTATCGAGGCGAGCCGGGTCTGACTGGGCAGTAA
- a CDS encoding prepilin-type N-terminal cleavage/methylation domain-containing protein, translating to MKRQGGFTLIELVVVIVILGILAVTAAPRFLNLQNDARASALAGLSGAINGATGIVYGKSAIAGSETLGTSSSPENVEGVAINFGYPTVAGLPNAVNGLSEDWETMTGVTVTNVGGVATQTYGFTATAGTGWAFNGNNTDNATGCYVIYVEARDKDNPAYSRAVTTDC from the coding sequence ATGAAAAGACAAGGTGGCTTCACCCTTATCGAACTCGTAGTAGTTATTGTTATCCTGGGCATTCTGGCGGTAACTGCAGCTCCACGTTTCCTAAACCTGCAAAATGATGCTCGTGCTTCTGCACTAGCTGGCCTTTCAGGTGCGATTAACGGCGCAACAGGTATTGTCTACGGAAAATCTGCAATTGCAGGTAGTGAAACACTTGGGACTAGCTCTTCTCCTGAAAATGTGGAAGGGGTGGCTATTAACTTTGGTTACCCAACAGTTGCTGGTCTTCCTAATGCGGTAAATGGTTTAAGTGAAGACTGGGAAACAATGACAGGTGTTACTGTTACTAATGTTGGCGGAGTCGCTACCCAGACTTATGGTTTTACTGCTACAGCAGGCACTGGCTGGGCATTCAATGGGAATAACACCGACAATGCAACAGGTTGTTATGTGATTTATGTAGAGGCTCGAGATAAGGATAATCCTGCTTACTCTAGAGCGGTTACAACCGACTGTTAA
- a CDS encoding prepilin-type N-terminal cleavage/methylation domain-containing protein, translating into MKIRGFTLIEMVMTIVIGSIITLGITSFVRLGMTGYADSVKRQRLQSQAQFVIEKMSREIRHAVPNSFSIADGCLEFMPIFYSGFYSFSGDEIKFVVGAWETQSDINDGLRLVINPTRLSDLSSSANSISLEGSTVEGDVYTIAKGELSSSSVSNRHYIYDPSKLIKYCFFGSELQRNDVTVAGDLVYSADQTQSYFKYSDASLHRGGLVHLKLEFSQSDERSVYQHDVQVLNVP; encoded by the coding sequence ATGAAAATACGTGGTTTCACTCTAATTGAAATGGTCATGACGATTGTCATAGGCAGTATTATTACCCTGGGCATTACCAGTTTTGTACGTCTTGGGATGACCGGATATGCGGATTCCGTTAAACGGCAACGATTGCAGTCACAAGCACAGTTTGTGATTGAGAAAATGTCGCGTGAGATTCGCCATGCGGTACCGAATAGTTTTTCTATAGCTGATGGGTGTCTCGAGTTCATGCCTATCTTTTACTCAGGATTTTATTCCTTTAGCGGCGATGAAATTAAGTTCGTGGTCGGCGCATGGGAAACGCAGTCAGATATCAATGATGGCTTGAGGTTGGTGATTAATCCGACACGACTGAGTGATTTAAGCTCTTCTGCGAATAGTATTAGCCTTGAAGGTTCAACTGTTGAGGGAGACGTTTATACCATTGCCAAAGGCGAACTCAGTAGTAGTTCCGTTTCAAACCGCCACTATATCTACGATCCATCGAAATTAATCAAATATTGTTTTTTCGGTTCAGAGCTTCAGCGCAATGACGTTACCGTCGCTGGCGATCTGGTTTACTCTGCTGATCAAACACAAAGTTATTTTAAATATAGTGACGCATCGCTTCACCGAGGCGGATTGGTGCATTTAAAGCTGGAGTTCAGCCAGTCGGATGAGCGTAGTGTCTATCAACATGACGTGCAGGTGCTTAATGTTCCGTAA
- a CDS encoding type II secretion system protein — protein sequence MKIRRSASGFTLIELILVIVLLSIVSLFAASRFIGKSSFSAYALQDQVISVIRQVQLNRMQSNLTDPDDIIDMDGNFRLRVEESCIGSVAACALSEDDRASRSDVVADDYVAFSVTNSPAPGYIDFDLLGNPVGLNSGNISIWIEDKSGNSRCEVLINSQGYVSRGDCS from the coding sequence ATGAAAATTCGCCGCTCCGCATCAGGGTTCACCTTAATCGAACTGATCCTGGTGATCGTTCTCCTTTCTATTGTTTCACTCTTTGCCGCGAGCCGTTTTATCGGTAAGAGCAGTTTTTCTGCTTATGCGCTTCAGGATCAAGTCATTTCGGTCATTCGTCAGGTACAGCTCAACCGAATGCAGTCGAACCTCACTGACCCTGATGACATCATTGATATGGATGGTAATTTTCGTCTACGAGTTGAGGAGTCATGCATTGGGTCTGTTGCAGCGTGCGCGTTAAGCGAAGATGATCGGGCCTCGCGCAGTGATGTTGTTGCCGATGATTATGTTGCCTTTTCTGTTACTAATAGTCCTGCCCCTGGTTACATTGATTTCGATTTACTCGGAAATCCGGTGGGCTTAAATAGTGGAAACATTTCGATTTGGATTGAAGATAAAAGTGGCAACAGCCGCTGTGAAGTCCTCATCAATAGCCAGGGCTATGTATCAAGAGGGGACTGCTCATGA
- a CDS encoding prepilin-type N-terminal cleavage/methylation domain-containing protein, with amino-acid sequence MKKVRGMTLVEMIIAIVLMGIAMAAFTSFLIPQVRDSAIPHYQSRAAALAQGFMSQILARGFDENSDFDGGQIRCGESILGAPACSSVLEADDGELTPADFNDVDDYIGCWYTQTTQGSCESSPQHQLSNALGELLEEDYKNFRVEIDVSYVTEGGEDFGAITDYKRVTMTIYAGRAQPMTLSAIRGNY; translated from the coding sequence ATGAAAAAGGTTCGCGGTATGACCTTAGTCGAGATGATCATCGCGATTGTGTTAATGGGCATTGCGATGGCGGCGTTCACTTCGTTTCTTATCCCTCAGGTTCGTGATTCGGCTATTCCTCACTACCAAAGCCGAGCTGCTGCTTTAGCTCAGGGTTTTATGTCACAGATACTTGCGCGAGGCTTTGATGAAAACAGTGATTTTGATGGCGGCCAGATTCGTTGTGGCGAGAGTATTCTGGGCGCTCCCGCTTGCTCAAGTGTTCTAGAGGCTGATGATGGCGAATTAACCCCGGCTGATTTTAATGATGTCGATGATTATATCGGCTGCTGGTATACGCAAACTACTCAGGGAAGCTGTGAATCATCACCGCAACATCAGCTAAGTAATGCTCTCGGAGAGCTCTTGGAAGAGGATTACAAAAACTTCCGTGTCGAAATTGATGTAAGTTATGTGACTGAAGGTGGCGAAGATTTTGGTGCTATCACGGACTATAAACGCGTGACGATGACCATTTATGCCGGCCGGGCGCAGCCAATGACCCTTTCTGCGATTCGGGGTAACTACTGA
- a CDS encoding tetratricopeptide repeat protein has translation MSAINKALSEISEKTSPSELTRADIPQVSRSKPWVWLVAGFSLSLAVGGWAVSVSRGPVPAGEIAQYQPSVIRQAEDTANDTAAYLPTSDSPTSSSPTSKVTPEINHPVYSKPFGRQSVAEVTEAHSLETVGLKTVASETVSLKTVSSKASAPLVDDFQPRKQPQVVTETPVLVAQVATASSTKLRPVSESSMSIEHVELTHRQLAAKALGRAEKAMDANDMQTALSAYSEALRYEPMNADTRQKLAALYFGKGDTRKAYEIVQEGINLDTDSQVLRLALSKLLVKANQPEAALSPLVHLPPLPGKDYLAMRAALAQKQKQNEIALESYQLLTQRDPENARWWLGLGIQQERALQFMAAISSYQKALGKVGISNQSQAFIRDRLTILKQLENAQ, from the coding sequence TTGAGTGCCATAAATAAAGCACTGTCTGAGATTTCAGAAAAAACATCGCCTTCAGAGTTAACCAGAGCCGATATTCCGCAAGTATCCCGCAGCAAGCCCTGGGTTTGGCTGGTGGCTGGCTTTTCGTTGAGTCTGGCGGTTGGCGGCTGGGCGGTATCGGTATCCCGCGGACCTGTGCCTGCCGGTGAAATAGCTCAGTATCAGCCTAGTGTCATCCGACAAGCTGAAGATACGGCTAATGACACTGCTGCTTACTTGCCAACCAGTGATTCACCAACAAGCTCTTCACCAACAAGTAAGGTAACACCTGAGATCAATCATCCGGTATACAGTAAACCGTTTGGGCGACAATCCGTTGCTGAAGTCACTGAAGCGCATTCTTTAGAAACAGTAGGCTTGAAAACAGTAGCTTCGGAAACCGTCTCTTTGAAAACAGTTTCTTCGAAAGCTTCAGCGCCACTGGTGGATGATTTTCAGCCGAGAAAACAGCCCCAAGTCGTTACAGAGACTCCTGTCCTGGTCGCTCAGGTTGCCACTGCATCGAGTACAAAGTTGCGCCCAGTTTCTGAAAGCTCTATGAGTATTGAGCACGTTGAGCTAACACACCGCCAATTGGCGGCTAAAGCTCTTGGGCGGGCTGAAAAAGCGATGGATGCTAATGATATGCAAACGGCGCTTTCTGCTTACAGTGAAGCTTTGCGTTATGAGCCGATGAATGCAGACACGAGACAAAAGCTGGCTGCGCTGTATTTTGGCAAAGGCGATACACGCAAAGCGTATGAAATCGTTCAGGAAGGCATCAACTTAGATACCGACAGCCAGGTGCTTCGTCTGGCTTTATCAAAGTTACTGGTAAAAGCCAATCAGCCTGAGGCGGCGCTCAGTCCGTTGGTGCATCTGCCTCCGTTGCCGGGTAAAGATTACCTGGCGATGCGTGCTGCTTTAGCGCAAAAACAAAAACAGAATGAAATAGCACTTGAGAGTTATCAGCTGCTGACCCAGCGTGATCCTGAAAATGCACGCTGGTGGTTAGGTCTGGGGATTCAGCAAGAGAGGGCTCTGCAGTTTATGGCAGCCATCAGCTCTTACCAAAAAGCACTGGGCAAAGTAGGCATTTCGAATCAGTCTCAGGCCTTTATACGTGATCGGTTGACGATTCTTAAGCAGTTGGAGAATGCGCAATGA
- a CDS encoding MSHA biogenesis protein MshP, translating to MFRNHQKGNVLVVVLFVIIVMGYLAASLARVGWSDHSALTKEFLGTKAWFAAQSSNDWVLTKFFPVGSSAAVSSLCDDIQAGTLAPENGLVDTGCRIEKLECKSAGQLPGESDDGDAELYVFKSVATCGSGPSKVQRQQEVWVRE from the coding sequence ATGTTCCGTAATCATCAAAAAGGTAATGTGTTGGTGGTGGTCTTATTCGTCATAATTGTCATGGGGTATTTGGCGGCATCATTAGCACGCGTGGGTTGGTCTGATCATTCTGCTCTCACAAAAGAGTTCCTTGGTACGAAGGCATGGTTCGCTGCTCAGTCAAGTAATGATTGGGTGCTGACCAAGTTTTTTCCTGTCGGTAGTTCAGCCGCAGTTTCAAGTCTTTGTGATGATATTCAGGCTGGTACCTTAGCGCCAGAAAATGGCTTGGTTGATACGGGCTGTAGAATTGAAAAGTTAGAGTGTAAAAGTGCAGGTCAATTACCGGGCGAGAGTGATGACGGAGATGCTGAGCTTTATGTTTTCAAAAGTGTGGCAACGTGTGGTTCTGGCCCATCGAAAGTACAGCGCCAGCAGGAAGTTTGGGTTCGGGAATAG
- a CDS encoding GspE/PulE family protein, whose product MKIQLRKRLGDLLVEEGIVSEDQIQQALTSQRSTGQKLGDALIDLGIITEKQLLNFLSQQLGLPLIDLGRAPVDADAVQLLPEVHARRLRAMVVARNGNTLRVAMSDPADLFAQESLMNLLGEYSLEFIIAAERQLIDSFDRYYRRTKEIASFAEQLQAEHQDVQTFDFGVDETDSEEVTVVKLINSMFEDAVQVGASDIHIEPDAKVLRLRQRIDGVLHETILNEVNVASALVLRLKLMAQLDISEKRLPQDGRFNIKVRGQSVDIRMSTLPTQYGESVVMRLLNQTSGIRPLEESGLPPGLLSRLRRQLSRPHGLILVTGPTGSGKTTTLYGALSELNESSKKIITAEDPVEYRLPRITQVQINSQIGLSFARALRTFLRQDPDIILIGEMRDQETAEIGLRAAMTGHLVLSTLHTNDAIESALRMIDMGAPGYLVASAVRAVVAQRLVRRVCPECKTEDTLDEARQQWLAVRFPNQIGATFHKGTGCQSCNLTGYRGRIGVFEMLELEQDMMDKLRANDAVGFSQVARRSENYKPLVASAMELAMQGTVSLDEVMALGEGDAAATPDPIFI is encoded by the coding sequence ATGAAAATTCAATTGAGAAAACGCTTGGGTGATCTGTTGGTTGAAGAAGGCATTGTTTCTGAAGACCAAATTCAGCAAGCTCTGACGTCGCAACGCAGTACCGGACAAAAACTGGGGGATGCCTTAATTGATCTCGGTATCATCACCGAGAAACAGCTGCTTAACTTCTTATCACAGCAGCTGGGGCTACCACTGATCGATCTTGGTCGTGCTCCTGTAGATGCCGACGCAGTGCAACTTCTGCCGGAAGTTCACGCCCGTCGTCTGCGTGCGATGGTAGTCGCGCGCAATGGCAATACATTACGTGTGGCAATGAGTGACCCTGCGGATCTCTTTGCCCAGGAATCGCTGATGAACTTGCTGGGCGAATACAGCCTGGAGTTTATCATTGCGGCTGAGCGTCAGCTGATCGACAGCTTTGACCGTTACTACCGCCGTACAAAAGAAATCGCCTCATTTGCCGAGCAGCTACAAGCTGAGCATCAGGATGTCCAGACGTTTGACTTCGGTGTTGATGAAACGGACAGTGAGGAGGTAACGGTTGTAAAACTGATTAACTCTATGTTTGAAGATGCGGTGCAGGTTGGTGCTTCAGATATACATATTGAGCCGGACGCTAAAGTACTGCGTCTTCGCCAGCGAATTGATGGTGTATTACACGAAACGATCCTGAATGAAGTCAATGTCGCATCGGCATTGGTCTTACGCCTTAAACTGATGGCGCAGTTAGATATTTCTGAAAAGCGTTTACCACAAGATGGCCGCTTTAATATCAAGGTACGTGGTCAGTCGGTTGATATTCGTATGTCGACTTTACCGACTCAGTACGGAGAGTCAGTGGTAATGCGTCTGCTTAACCAGACATCAGGTATCCGTCCACTGGAAGAATCTGGATTGCCACCAGGCTTGCTGAGTCGCCTCCGTCGTCAGCTTTCCCGTCCTCACGGGTTGATTCTGGTTACCGGACCAACGGGGTCAGGTAAAACGACGACACTTTACGGGGCTCTGAGTGAACTTAATGAATCCAGTAAGAAAATTATCACGGCAGAAGACCCGGTCGAATATCGTTTACCACGTATTACCCAGGTTCAGATTAACAGTCAGATCGGTCTGAGTTTCGCGCGCGCTCTGAGAACGTTTTTACGTCAGGACCCGGATATTATTCTGATTGGTGAGATGCGTGATCAGGAAACCGCAGAGATAGGCCTGCGAGCGGCTATGACTGGTCACTTAGTACTAAGTACTCTGCATACTAACGATGCGATTGAAAGTGCCTTGCGTATGATTGATATGGGCGCGCCGGGCTATCTGGTCGCCAGTGCGGTACGTGCAGTGGTTGCGCAGCGTCTGGTTCGCCGAGTGTGTCCGGAGTGTAAGACAGAAGATACACTGGATGAAGCGCGCCAGCAGTGGTTAGCTGTGCGTTTTCCGAATCAAATTGGCGCCACTTTCCATAAGGGCACTGGCTGTCAAAGCTGCAACCTGACGGGGTATCGCGGCCGAATCGGTGTTTTTGAAATGCTGGAGCTGGAGCAGGATATGATGGATAAGCTGCGTGCTAACGATGCGGTCGGTTTCTCGCAAGTTGCTCGCCGCTCTGAAAACTACAAACCCCTGGTGGCTTCGGCAATGGAGCTAGCGATGCAGGGAACGGTCAGCCTGGATGAAGTTATGGCTCTTGGTGAAGGTGATGCTGCGGCAACTCCGGACCCAATTTTCATATAG
- a CDS encoding type II secretion system F family protein, which produces MATFRYQGRTLDGSTTSGKIEAVNSESAAEVLMNKGVIPLKLTLEKDSLGSQFSLSKLFVPAVPLEVIILFSRQLYSLTKAGVPLLRSMRGLQQNCENKQMGEALESVVSELSNGRSLSSAMQQHSKVFSPLFVSMINVGENTGRLDQALLQLSVYYEQELETRKRIKTAMRYPSFVIAFVAIAMFILNIFVIPQFAQMFTRFGVDLPLPTRILIGTSNFFVNYWPLLLVVMVGGYFGFKSWLSTAAGREKFDKFRLRMPIVGNIVNRAQLARFARTFSLMLKSGVPLNQSLALAAESLGNRFLENRLMEMKSAIEAGSTISATAINSGIFTPLVIQMIAVGEETGRIDELLLEVADFYDREVDYDLKTLTARIEPLLLSLVAAIVGILALGIFLPMWGMLDLIKGG; this is translated from the coding sequence ATGGCCACTTTTCGTTATCAGGGCAGAACTCTCGATGGTTCTACAACCAGTGGAAAAATCGAGGCGGTTAACTCAGAATCTGCTGCCGAAGTATTGATGAATAAAGGTGTGATCCCTTTAAAACTGACGCTGGAAAAAGACTCGCTGGGCAGCCAGTTCAGCTTGTCTAAGCTTTTTGTGCCAGCGGTGCCGCTTGAGGTTATCATTCTTTTCTCCCGCCAGTTGTACAGTCTGACTAAAGCAGGTGTGCCTCTGTTACGCTCGATGCGCGGATTACAGCAGAACTGTGAAAACAAACAGATGGGTGAAGCGTTGGAAAGTGTGGTATCAGAGCTGAGTAATGGTCGCAGCCTGTCGTCGGCAATGCAGCAACACAGCAAAGTTTTCAGTCCTCTTTTTGTCTCAATGATCAACGTTGGTGAGAATACGGGTCGCTTGGATCAGGCGTTGCTTCAGCTTTCGGTATACTACGAGCAGGAGCTGGAAACCCGTAAGCGAATTAAAACGGCAATGCGTTATCCAAGTTTCGTGATCGCTTTTGTTGCTATCGCTATGTTCATTCTGAACATTTTTGTGATCCCTCAGTTTGCACAGATGTTTACGCGTTTTGGTGTTGATTTACCGTTGCCTACACGGATACTGATTGGCACATCGAACTTTTTTGTCAACTACTGGCCCCTTCTTCTGGTGGTTATGGTGGGCGGTTATTTCGGTTTTAAATCCTGGCTCTCAACAGCCGCAGGCCGGGAAAAGTTCGACAAATTCCGTTTGCGTATGCCTATCGTTGGCAACATTGTTAACCGTGCTCAGCTTGCCCGTTTTGCACGTACATTTTCTCTGATGCTGAAATCCGGTGTGCCACTTAACCAGTCTTTAGCGCTAGCGGCAGAATCACTGGGGAACCGTTTTCTAGAGAACCGGTTAATGGAAATGAAATCTGCCATTGAGGCGGGCAGTACTATCTCGGCAACGGCCATTAATAGTGGGATCTTCACGCCGCTCGTGATCCAGATGATCGCAGTGGGCGAAGAAACGGGGCGTATTGATGAGTTACTGCTGGAAGTGGCCGACTTCTATGACCGGGAAGTGGATTATGATCTTAAAACGCTGACAGCGAGAATAGAGCCGTTATTGCTTTCTCTTGTTGCCGCCATAGTCGGAATACTGGCTCTCGGCATCTTCTTACCAATGTGGGGAATGTTGGATCTTATTAAAGGCGGTTAA